Part of the Candidatus Saccharimonadales bacterium genome, CTTCTATTTTTGTAAGACCTCTGCCGAGTATTAAGTGTTGTAAACGTTTTGTCAATTACCTGACAGAGGATAGCGCCTAGATCGATTCCGCTCGTTTGCGCTTTTTCTGCAAGATATAATCACTAATCTCGCGGATTGCAGCAGCAGGATTGTCCCCAAAGCCATGACCCGTCCCCGGCCAGTCAGTCTCGATAAAATCTACTTGTGTCGGGTTGATGATAGCCTTTCGCAGATCAGCTGAACGAACTGCAGGGTCGGTTCTGCCACCAGCTATGGTGACACTCTGGCCATCAGTTAAAGGAATACTGGCGAGAGTCCTGTTCATATGCGCCCTCGCCATAGATTTCTGTTCCCTCCGCATAGAACGTAGAGACTGACGAGGCAACGGCGACGTCTGTGTTGTCTCTCCGCCAGGAACCTGACCATATTTCCAACGACGATGCGCGGTCCTGACACCTAAGCGTGCCGCACGAATATGCCTTCTAGTGTAACTTCTCTTATCTTGCCCTCCTGGGTGTAAGAGAAGTACATCCTCGAAATTAGGGGTCTCAGGAGTAGCCGCAAGACGGGCCATCGTTTCGACCGTACGTATCGCTCCTCTTGACAATCCGACAAGGTCAACTTTATCAACCCCCAAGTCGCTCAAGGATCTCAGTAGATCTTGCGCCTGAGAGTGATCGATATGTGGGACAGCGTCGGGCAACCCCACATCAATACGCTTGGTCCTAACACCCTTCTTTCTGGTAACATGACGAACACCTATAACTTCTCTCTGACCCGCCTTGGCAAAATAGGTTAAGTACTGCTCAAGATCTCTATCTTGTCCCATACCCTGGACAAAGAGAAGTGGTGCCAAGGGTTTATTGGTACTCGGATCGTTCCCGACTTTACCCGGGCTTATCGTAATAACTTCTCTATCAGGATATTCAT contains:
- a CDS encoding alpha/beta hydrolase, whose protein sequence is MQVDELPPISSIEPDETERTTVSPINNTDPLDGETRSDDGRLARRKRTGEKLGRLTARVRYGREIPQSTELSSGPTVVERSLDAWTSIRKYEYPDREVITISPGKVGNDPSTNKPLAPLLFVQGMGQDRDLEQYLTYFAKAGQREVIGVRHVTRKKGVRTKRIDVGLPDAVPHIDHSQAQDLLRSLSDLGVDKVDLVGLSRGAIRTVETMARLAATPETPNFEDVLLLHPGGQDKRSYTRRHIRAARLGVRTAHRRWKYGQVPGGETTQTSPLPRQSLRSMRREQKSMARAHMNRTLASIPLTDGQSVTIAGGRTDPAVRSADLRKAIINPTQVDFIETDWPGTGHGFGDNPAAAIREISDYILQKKRKRAESI